In Lotus japonicus ecotype B-129 chromosome 5, LjGifu_v1.2, one genomic interval encodes:
- the LOC130718063 gene encoding uncharacterized protein LOC130718063 isoform X1 produces MGSQIPRGNVNVPSGTNWTPAMENYFIGLLLDQVHKGNKVSYTFNKQAWNEMLALFNANFRSPPHDVNLLKNRYTTLSMKFNDIKNLLDRNGFSWDETSRMVVASDRVWDAYIKVHPHAQAYRGKELVDIKDLCLVYAHERTDGRYSLSSHDVDFGDDEQVVNTGSGREGVYHSSDGDEYVRGSWTLLMDCYLTDLLLNQALKVNNSSHDFTFEAWCDIVTSFCVKFGSHYTKEDLKNRQKYLEKHFDDLKVLTKQSGFAWDGKQEMVMAEDEVWNSYTKVHPDALLYRNKFVPIYHKLSLIYGGEFSEERCSHSCCSIDHICNGPISTIGVDEDIQDCAIDYFSRVDGTPYMDRYLIDLMVEEVRRRNKIDYVRNDQACLDMVVMFKERFGIQFDKNYLKHCCKGLEKLYHKMRSLLEERGFSWDETRQMITACNGVWDAYIKEHPDANSYRNHQKPNYNDLCLIYGSSDTELTCNPANQNVGYNDCSIICQKLHWRSNWTPPMDRYFMDLMLEEVRNGSMVDHKFDRLTWRDMVAKFSAEFGSQYDENALQSQYMTLRKRFNDMKTLLNQRGFAWDEMQQMIRADERLWDSYVKVHPAMNAYCNRTLPSFNDLFLIYENTNCGRNEHYSGFSRGSLDNGLSTDVWEYNHSPPSVEPMRMAWTMQMNRYLISLLLDQLNRGNKIGVTFSKKAWSRMTASFNREFGLLCDRDALENQYLGLVRVYRDVTYLLNQNGIAWGKIQHTSRGNDVWQSYFQEHPDAISFEETILKNHSDLCLLFGTPKQNGMQGCLRIKLKTNNNNFGMENQEMVGGLQSSAREFKISNGRKRRKSEAALTSSNARKVQKTSLGEMQEDLEVQNDNSIESIVAALQTVPDLDDELFLEACLLLEDERKADMFVAMDSTARRRWLLKQLPQLQQSYC; encoded by the exons ATGGGGAGCCAGATACCCAGAGGGAATGTGAATGTTCCATCAGGGACAAATTGGACACCTGCAATGGAAAACTATTTCATTGGTCTGTTGTTGGATCAGGTGCATAAGGGCAACAAGGTGAGCTATACTTTCAACAAACAAGCTTGGAATGAAATGTTGGCTTTGTTTAATGCTAACTTTAGGTCTCCTCCTCATGATGTTAATCTACTCAAAAACCGGTACACGACTTTGTCGATGAAGTTCAACGACATCAAGAATCTTCTTGACCGAAATGGGTTCTCTTGGGATGAGACTAGTCGAATGGTAGTTGCTAGTGATCGTGTTTGGGATGCCTATATCAAG GTACACCCACATGCGCAAGCCTACAGAGGTAAAGAACTTGTGGATATTAAAGATTTGTGTTTGGTATATGCACATGAAAGAACAGATGGAAGATATAGCTTGTCGAGTCATGATGTCGACTTTGGTGATGATGAACAAGTGGTCAATACTGGTAGTG GCAGAGAAGGTGTGTACCACTCCTCGGATGGTGATGAATATGTGAGAGGAAGTTGGACCTTACTCATGGACTGTTATCTTACTGACTTGCTGCTAAATCAGGCACTTAAAGTTAATAATTCCAGTCATGATTTCACCTTTGAAGCTTGGTGTGATATTGTCACATCATTCTGCGTTAAATTTGGTTCTCACTACACTAAAGAGGATCTAAAGAATAGACAGAAATATTTGGAAAAACATTTTGATGACTTAAAAGTTCTCACCAAGCAGTCTGGCTTTGCTTGGGATGGGAAGCAAGAAATGGTAATGGCTGAAGACGAAGTATGGAACTCTTACACCAAG GTGCATCCTGATGCTTTGTTATATAGAAATAAATTTGTtccaatctatcacaaattaTCCTTGATATATGGCGGTGAGTTTTCTGAGGAAAGGTGCAGCCATTCTTGTTGCAGCATAGATCATATTTGCAATGGACCAATTTCAACAATAG GAGTTGATGAGGACATCCAAGATTGTGCGATAGATTACTTTTCAAGGGTAGATGGGACACCTTACATGGACCGTTATCTCATTGACCTTATGGTTGAGGAGGTTCGGAGGAGGAACAAGATTGATTATGTTCGCAACGATCAAGCATGTTTAGATATGGTTGTGATGTTCAAGGAAAGATTTGGTATACAATTTGATAAAAACTACCTCAAGCATTGTTGTAAAGGTTTGGAAAAGTTATACCACAAGATGAGAAGTCTTCTTGAAGAGAGAGGGTTCTCATGGGATGAAACACGGCAAATGATCACTGCATGTAATGGTGTCTGGGATGCTTATATTAAG GAGCATCCTGATGCAAATTCTTACAGAAATCACCAAAAGCCAAATTATAATGATCTATGCTTGATTTATGGAAGTTCAGATACTGAGTTGACATGTAACCCAGCTAATCAAAATGTTGGATACAATGATTGCA GCATCATATGTCAAAAACTTCACTGGAGAAGTAATTGGACCCCACCAATGGATCGTTATTTTATGGACTTGATGTTAGAGGAAGTGCGAAATGGAAGCATGGTTGATCATAAGTTTGACAGATTAACCTGGAGAGATATGGTGGCAAAATTTAGTGCAGAATTTGGGTCCCAGTATGATGAAAATGCCTTGCAAAGTCAATATATGACTCTGAGAAAGAGATTCAATGATATGAAGACTCTGCTTAACCAAAGAGGGTTTGCCTGGGATGAAATGCAGCAAATGATAAGAGCTGATGAAAGATTGTGGGATTCTTATGTGAAG GTGCACCCTGCTATGAATGCATATTGCAATAGAACTCTTCCAAGTTTCAATGATTTGTTTTTGATATATGAAAATACAAACTGTGGCCGAAATGAACACTATTCTGGCTTCTCTAGGGGTTCTTTGGATAATGGACTGAGTACTG ATGTTTGGGAGTACAACCATTCGCCTCCTAGCGTTGAACCTATGAGGATGGCTTGGACAATGCAAATGAACCGTTATCTGATTAGCCTTTTATTAGACCAGTTGAATAGAGGGAATAAGATTGGTGTTACATTCAGTAAGAAAGCTTGGTCCAGGATGACTGCATCATTCAATAGAGAGTTTGGACTACTTTGTGACAGAGATGCCCTAGAAAATCAGTATTTGGGTCTCGTTAGAGTCTACAGAGATGTGACATATCTTCTAAATCAAAATGGCATTGCCTGGGGCAAAATCCAGCACACGTCAAGGGGAAATGATGTTTGGCAGTCTTATTTTCAG GAGCATCCTGATGCGATTTCTTTTGAAGAGACCATCCTAAAAAATCATAGTGATTTGTGCTTACTTTTTGGGACTCCAAAACAGAATGGTATGCAGGGCTGTTTGAGAATAAAATTGAAGACCAATAATAACAATTTTGGGATGGAGAATCAAGAAATGGTGGGAGGCCTGCAATCTTCAGCTAGGGAATTTAAAATATCTAATGGGAGAAAAAGGCGGAAATCTGAAGCTGCATTGACTTCCTCAAATGCCAGAAAAGTTCAAAAAACCTCACTAGGTGAGATGCAAGAAGATTTAGAAGTGCAAAATGACAACTCAATAGAAAGCATTGTTGCTGCACTTCAAACTGTACCAGACTTGGATGATGAGCTCTTCTTGGAGGCGTGTTTACTTCTAGAGGATGAAAGGAAGGCTGACATGTTTGTGGCAATGGATTCAACCGCGAGAAGAAGGTGGTTGCTTAAACAGCTTCCCCAGTTACAACAATCTTATTGTTAG
- the LOC130718063 gene encoding uncharacterized protein LOC130718063 isoform X3, whose amino-acid sequence MGSQIPRGNVNVPSGTNWTPAMENYFIGLLLDQVHKGNKVSYTFNKQAWNEMLALFNANFRSPPHDVNLLKNRYTTLSMKFNDIKNLLDRNGFSWDETSRMVVASDRVWDAYIKVHPHAQAYRGKELVDIKDLCLVYAHERTDGRYSLSSHDVDFGDDEQVVNTGSGREGVYHSSDGDEYVRGSWTLLMDCYLTDLLLNQALKVNNSSHDFTFEAWCDIVTSFCVKFGSHYTKEDLKNRQKYLEKHFDDLKVLTKQSGFAWDGKQEMVMAEDEVWNSYTKVHPDALLYRNKFVPIYHKLSLIYGGEFSEERCSHSCCSIDHICNGPISTIGVDEDIQDCAIDYFSRVDGTPYMDRYLIDLMVEEVRRRNKIDYVRNDQACLDMVVMFKERFGIQFDKNYLKHCCKGLEKLYHKMRSLLEERGFSWDETRQMITACNGVWDAYIKEHPDANSYRNHQKPNYNDLCLIYGSSDTELTCNPANQNVGYNDCSIICQKLHWRSNWTPPMDRYFMDLMLEEVRNGSMVDHKFDRLTWRDMVAKFSAEFGSQYDENALQSQYMTLRKRFNDMKTLLNQRGFAWDEMQQMIRADERLWDSYVKVHPAMNAYCNRTLPSFNDLFLIYENTNCGRNEHYSGFSRGSLDNGLSTDVWEYNHSPPSVEPMRMAWTMQMNRYLISLLLDQLNRGNKIGVTFSKKAWSRMTASFNREFGLLCDRDALENQYLGLVRVYRDVTYLLNQNGIAWGKIQHTSRGNDVWQSYFQNGMQGCLRIKLKTNNNNFGMENQEMVGGLQSSAREFKISNGRKRRKSEAALTSSNARKVQKTSLGEMQEDLEVQNDNSIESIVAALQTVPDLDDELFLEACLLLEDERKADMFVAMDSTARRRWLLKQLPQLQQSYC is encoded by the exons ATGGGGAGCCAGATACCCAGAGGGAATGTGAATGTTCCATCAGGGACAAATTGGACACCTGCAATGGAAAACTATTTCATTGGTCTGTTGTTGGATCAGGTGCATAAGGGCAACAAGGTGAGCTATACTTTCAACAAACAAGCTTGGAATGAAATGTTGGCTTTGTTTAATGCTAACTTTAGGTCTCCTCCTCATGATGTTAATCTACTCAAAAACCGGTACACGACTTTGTCGATGAAGTTCAACGACATCAAGAATCTTCTTGACCGAAATGGGTTCTCTTGGGATGAGACTAGTCGAATGGTAGTTGCTAGTGATCGTGTTTGGGATGCCTATATCAAG GTACACCCACATGCGCAAGCCTACAGAGGTAAAGAACTTGTGGATATTAAAGATTTGTGTTTGGTATATGCACATGAAAGAACAGATGGAAGATATAGCTTGTCGAGTCATGATGTCGACTTTGGTGATGATGAACAAGTGGTCAATACTGGTAGTG GCAGAGAAGGTGTGTACCACTCCTCGGATGGTGATGAATATGTGAGAGGAAGTTGGACCTTACTCATGGACTGTTATCTTACTGACTTGCTGCTAAATCAGGCACTTAAAGTTAATAATTCCAGTCATGATTTCACCTTTGAAGCTTGGTGTGATATTGTCACATCATTCTGCGTTAAATTTGGTTCTCACTACACTAAAGAGGATCTAAAGAATAGACAGAAATATTTGGAAAAACATTTTGATGACTTAAAAGTTCTCACCAAGCAGTCTGGCTTTGCTTGGGATGGGAAGCAAGAAATGGTAATGGCTGAAGACGAAGTATGGAACTCTTACACCAAG GTGCATCCTGATGCTTTGTTATATAGAAATAAATTTGTtccaatctatcacaaattaTCCTTGATATATGGCGGTGAGTTTTCTGAGGAAAGGTGCAGCCATTCTTGTTGCAGCATAGATCATATTTGCAATGGACCAATTTCAACAATAG GAGTTGATGAGGACATCCAAGATTGTGCGATAGATTACTTTTCAAGGGTAGATGGGACACCTTACATGGACCGTTATCTCATTGACCTTATGGTTGAGGAGGTTCGGAGGAGGAACAAGATTGATTATGTTCGCAACGATCAAGCATGTTTAGATATGGTTGTGATGTTCAAGGAAAGATTTGGTATACAATTTGATAAAAACTACCTCAAGCATTGTTGTAAAGGTTTGGAAAAGTTATACCACAAGATGAGAAGTCTTCTTGAAGAGAGAGGGTTCTCATGGGATGAAACACGGCAAATGATCACTGCATGTAATGGTGTCTGGGATGCTTATATTAAG GAGCATCCTGATGCAAATTCTTACAGAAATCACCAAAAGCCAAATTATAATGATCTATGCTTGATTTATGGAAGTTCAGATACTGAGTTGACATGTAACCCAGCTAATCAAAATGTTGGATACAATGATTGCA GCATCATATGTCAAAAACTTCACTGGAGAAGTAATTGGACCCCACCAATGGATCGTTATTTTATGGACTTGATGTTAGAGGAAGTGCGAAATGGAAGCATGGTTGATCATAAGTTTGACAGATTAACCTGGAGAGATATGGTGGCAAAATTTAGTGCAGAATTTGGGTCCCAGTATGATGAAAATGCCTTGCAAAGTCAATATATGACTCTGAGAAAGAGATTCAATGATATGAAGACTCTGCTTAACCAAAGAGGGTTTGCCTGGGATGAAATGCAGCAAATGATAAGAGCTGATGAAAGATTGTGGGATTCTTATGTGAAG GTGCACCCTGCTATGAATGCATATTGCAATAGAACTCTTCCAAGTTTCAATGATTTGTTTTTGATATATGAAAATACAAACTGTGGCCGAAATGAACACTATTCTGGCTTCTCTAGGGGTTCTTTGGATAATGGACTGAGTACTG ATGTTTGGGAGTACAACCATTCGCCTCCTAGCGTTGAACCTATGAGGATGGCTTGGACAATGCAAATGAACCGTTATCTGATTAGCCTTTTATTAGACCAGTTGAATAGAGGGAATAAGATTGGTGTTACATTCAGTAAGAAAGCTTGGTCCAGGATGACTGCATCATTCAATAGAGAGTTTGGACTACTTTGTGACAGAGATGCCCTAGAAAATCAGTATTTGGGTCTCGTTAGAGTCTACAGAGATGTGACATATCTTCTAAATCAAAATGGCATTGCCTGGGGCAAAATCCAGCACACGTCAAGGGGAAATGATGTTTGGCAGTCTTATTTTCAG AATGGTATGCAGGGCTGTTTGAGAATAAAATTGAAGACCAATAATAACAATTTTGGGATGGAGAATCAAGAAATGGTGGGAGGCCTGCAATCTTCAGCTAGGGAATTTAAAATATCTAATGGGAGAAAAAGGCGGAAATCTGAAGCTGCATTGACTTCCTCAAATGCCAGAAAAGTTCAAAAAACCTCACTAGGTGAGATGCAAGAAGATTTAGAAGTGCAAAATGACAACTCAATAGAAAGCATTGTTGCTGCACTTCAAACTGTACCAGACTTGGATGATGAGCTCTTCTTGGAGGCGTGTTTACTTCTAGAGGATGAAAGGAAGGCTGACATGTTTGTGGCAATGGATTCAACCGCGAGAAGAAGGTGGTTGCTTAAACAGCTTCCCCAGTTACAACAATCTTATTGTTAG
- the LOC130718063 gene encoding uncharacterized protein LOC130718063 isoform X2 yields the protein MGSQIPRGNVNVPSGTNWTPAMENYFIGLLLDQVHKGNKVSYTFNKQAWNEMLALFNANFRSPPHDVNLLKNRYTTLSMKFNDIKNLLDRNGFSWDETSRMVVASDRVWDAYIKVHPHAQAYRGKELVDIKDLCLVYAHERTDGRYSLSSHDVDFGDDEQVVNTGSGREGVYHSSDGDEYVRGSWTLLMDCYLTDLLLNQALKVNNSSHDFTFEAWCDIVTSFCVKFGSHYTKEDLKNRQKYLEKHFDDLKVLTKQSGFAWDGKQEMVMAEDEVWNSYTKVHPDALLYRNKFVPIYHKLSLIYGGEFSEERCSHSCCSIDHICNGPISTIVDEDIQDCAIDYFSRVDGTPYMDRYLIDLMVEEVRRRNKIDYVRNDQACLDMVVMFKERFGIQFDKNYLKHCCKGLEKLYHKMRSLLEERGFSWDETRQMITACNGVWDAYIKEHPDANSYRNHQKPNYNDLCLIYGSSDTELTCNPANQNVGYNDCSIICQKLHWRSNWTPPMDRYFMDLMLEEVRNGSMVDHKFDRLTWRDMVAKFSAEFGSQYDENALQSQYMTLRKRFNDMKTLLNQRGFAWDEMQQMIRADERLWDSYVKVHPAMNAYCNRTLPSFNDLFLIYENTNCGRNEHYSGFSRGSLDNGLSTDVWEYNHSPPSVEPMRMAWTMQMNRYLISLLLDQLNRGNKIGVTFSKKAWSRMTASFNREFGLLCDRDALENQYLGLVRVYRDVTYLLNQNGIAWGKIQHTSRGNDVWQSYFQEHPDAISFEETILKNHSDLCLLFGTPKQNGMQGCLRIKLKTNNNNFGMENQEMVGGLQSSAREFKISNGRKRRKSEAALTSSNARKVQKTSLGEMQEDLEVQNDNSIESIVAALQTVPDLDDELFLEACLLLEDERKADMFVAMDSTARRRWLLKQLPQLQQSYC from the exons ATGGGGAGCCAGATACCCAGAGGGAATGTGAATGTTCCATCAGGGACAAATTGGACACCTGCAATGGAAAACTATTTCATTGGTCTGTTGTTGGATCAGGTGCATAAGGGCAACAAGGTGAGCTATACTTTCAACAAACAAGCTTGGAATGAAATGTTGGCTTTGTTTAATGCTAACTTTAGGTCTCCTCCTCATGATGTTAATCTACTCAAAAACCGGTACACGACTTTGTCGATGAAGTTCAACGACATCAAGAATCTTCTTGACCGAAATGGGTTCTCTTGGGATGAGACTAGTCGAATGGTAGTTGCTAGTGATCGTGTTTGGGATGCCTATATCAAG GTACACCCACATGCGCAAGCCTACAGAGGTAAAGAACTTGTGGATATTAAAGATTTGTGTTTGGTATATGCACATGAAAGAACAGATGGAAGATATAGCTTGTCGAGTCATGATGTCGACTTTGGTGATGATGAACAAGTGGTCAATACTGGTAGTG GCAGAGAAGGTGTGTACCACTCCTCGGATGGTGATGAATATGTGAGAGGAAGTTGGACCTTACTCATGGACTGTTATCTTACTGACTTGCTGCTAAATCAGGCACTTAAAGTTAATAATTCCAGTCATGATTTCACCTTTGAAGCTTGGTGTGATATTGTCACATCATTCTGCGTTAAATTTGGTTCTCACTACACTAAAGAGGATCTAAAGAATAGACAGAAATATTTGGAAAAACATTTTGATGACTTAAAAGTTCTCACCAAGCAGTCTGGCTTTGCTTGGGATGGGAAGCAAGAAATGGTAATGGCTGAAGACGAAGTATGGAACTCTTACACCAAG GTGCATCCTGATGCTTTGTTATATAGAAATAAATTTGTtccaatctatcacaaattaTCCTTGATATATGGCGGTGAGTTTTCTGAGGAAAGGTGCAGCCATTCTTGTTGCAGCATAGATCATATTTGCAATGGACCAATTTCAACAATAG TTGATGAGGACATCCAAGATTGTGCGATAGATTACTTTTCAAGGGTAGATGGGACACCTTACATGGACCGTTATCTCATTGACCTTATGGTTGAGGAGGTTCGGAGGAGGAACAAGATTGATTATGTTCGCAACGATCAAGCATGTTTAGATATGGTTGTGATGTTCAAGGAAAGATTTGGTATACAATTTGATAAAAACTACCTCAAGCATTGTTGTAAAGGTTTGGAAAAGTTATACCACAAGATGAGAAGTCTTCTTGAAGAGAGAGGGTTCTCATGGGATGAAACACGGCAAATGATCACTGCATGTAATGGTGTCTGGGATGCTTATATTAAG GAGCATCCTGATGCAAATTCTTACAGAAATCACCAAAAGCCAAATTATAATGATCTATGCTTGATTTATGGAAGTTCAGATACTGAGTTGACATGTAACCCAGCTAATCAAAATGTTGGATACAATGATTGCA GCATCATATGTCAAAAACTTCACTGGAGAAGTAATTGGACCCCACCAATGGATCGTTATTTTATGGACTTGATGTTAGAGGAAGTGCGAAATGGAAGCATGGTTGATCATAAGTTTGACAGATTAACCTGGAGAGATATGGTGGCAAAATTTAGTGCAGAATTTGGGTCCCAGTATGATGAAAATGCCTTGCAAAGTCAATATATGACTCTGAGAAAGAGATTCAATGATATGAAGACTCTGCTTAACCAAAGAGGGTTTGCCTGGGATGAAATGCAGCAAATGATAAGAGCTGATGAAAGATTGTGGGATTCTTATGTGAAG GTGCACCCTGCTATGAATGCATATTGCAATAGAACTCTTCCAAGTTTCAATGATTTGTTTTTGATATATGAAAATACAAACTGTGGCCGAAATGAACACTATTCTGGCTTCTCTAGGGGTTCTTTGGATAATGGACTGAGTACTG ATGTTTGGGAGTACAACCATTCGCCTCCTAGCGTTGAACCTATGAGGATGGCTTGGACAATGCAAATGAACCGTTATCTGATTAGCCTTTTATTAGACCAGTTGAATAGAGGGAATAAGATTGGTGTTACATTCAGTAAGAAAGCTTGGTCCAGGATGACTGCATCATTCAATAGAGAGTTTGGACTACTTTGTGACAGAGATGCCCTAGAAAATCAGTATTTGGGTCTCGTTAGAGTCTACAGAGATGTGACATATCTTCTAAATCAAAATGGCATTGCCTGGGGCAAAATCCAGCACACGTCAAGGGGAAATGATGTTTGGCAGTCTTATTTTCAG GAGCATCCTGATGCGATTTCTTTTGAAGAGACCATCCTAAAAAATCATAGTGATTTGTGCTTACTTTTTGGGACTCCAAAACAGAATGGTATGCAGGGCTGTTTGAGAATAAAATTGAAGACCAATAATAACAATTTTGGGATGGAGAATCAAGAAATGGTGGGAGGCCTGCAATCTTCAGCTAGGGAATTTAAAATATCTAATGGGAGAAAAAGGCGGAAATCTGAAGCTGCATTGACTTCCTCAAATGCCAGAAAAGTTCAAAAAACCTCACTAGGTGAGATGCAAGAAGATTTAGAAGTGCAAAATGACAACTCAATAGAAAGCATTGTTGCTGCACTTCAAACTGTACCAGACTTGGATGATGAGCTCTTCTTGGAGGCGTGTTTACTTCTAGAGGATGAAAGGAAGGCTGACATGTTTGTGGCAATGGATTCAACCGCGAGAAGAAGGTGGTTGCTTAAACAGCTTCCCCAGTTACAACAATCTTATTGTTAG
- the LOC130718063 gene encoding uncharacterized protein LOC130718063 isoform X4 produces the protein MGSQIPRGNVNVPSGTNWTPAMENYFIGLLLDQVHKGNKFNDIKNLLDRNGFSWDETSRMVVASDRVWDAYIKVHPHAQAYRGKELVDIKDLCLVYAHERTDGRYSLSSHDVDFGDDEQVVNTGSGREGVYHSSDGDEYVRGSWTLLMDCYLTDLLLNQALKVNNSSHDFTFEAWCDIVTSFCVKFGSHYTKEDLKNRQKYLEKHFDDLKVLTKQSGFAWDGKQEMVMAEDEVWNSYTKVHPDALLYRNKFVPIYHKLSLIYGGEFSEERCSHSCCSIDHICNGPISTIGVDEDIQDCAIDYFSRVDGTPYMDRYLIDLMVEEVRRRNKIDYVRNDQACLDMVVMFKERFGIQFDKNYLKHCCKGLEKLYHKMRSLLEERGFSWDETRQMITACNGVWDAYIKEHPDANSYRNHQKPNYNDLCLIYGSSDTELTCNPANQNVGYNDCSIICQKLHWRSNWTPPMDRYFMDLMLEEVRNGSMVDHKFDRLTWRDMVAKFSAEFGSQYDENALQSQYMTLRKRFNDMKTLLNQRGFAWDEMQQMIRADERLWDSYVKVHPAMNAYCNRTLPSFNDLFLIYENTNCGRNEHYSGFSRGSLDNGLSTDVWEYNHSPPSVEPMRMAWTMQMNRYLISLLLDQLNRGNKIGVTFSKKAWSRMTASFNREFGLLCDRDALENQYLGLVRVYRDVTYLLNQNGIAWGKIQHTSRGNDVWQSYFQEHPDAISFEETILKNHSDLCLLFGTPKQNGMQGCLRIKLKTNNNNFGMENQEMVGGLQSSAREFKISNGRKRRKSEAALTSSNARKVQKTSLGEMQEDLEVQNDNSIESIVAALQTVPDLDDELFLEACLLLEDERKADMFVAMDSTARRRWLLKQLPQLQQSYC, from the exons ATGGGGAGCCAGATACCCAGAGGGAATGTGAATGTTCCATCAGGGACAAATTGGACACCTGCAATGGAAAACTATTTCATTGGTCTGTTGTTGGATCAGGTGCATAAGGGCAACAAG TTCAACGACATCAAGAATCTTCTTGACCGAAATGGGTTCTCTTGGGATGAGACTAGTCGAATGGTAGTTGCTAGTGATCGTGTTTGGGATGCCTATATCAAG GTACACCCACATGCGCAAGCCTACAGAGGTAAAGAACTTGTGGATATTAAAGATTTGTGTTTGGTATATGCACATGAAAGAACAGATGGAAGATATAGCTTGTCGAGTCATGATGTCGACTTTGGTGATGATGAACAAGTGGTCAATACTGGTAGTG GCAGAGAAGGTGTGTACCACTCCTCGGATGGTGATGAATATGTGAGAGGAAGTTGGACCTTACTCATGGACTGTTATCTTACTGACTTGCTGCTAAATCAGGCACTTAAAGTTAATAATTCCAGTCATGATTTCACCTTTGAAGCTTGGTGTGATATTGTCACATCATTCTGCGTTAAATTTGGTTCTCACTACACTAAAGAGGATCTAAAGAATAGACAGAAATATTTGGAAAAACATTTTGATGACTTAAAAGTTCTCACCAAGCAGTCTGGCTTTGCTTGGGATGGGAAGCAAGAAATGGTAATGGCTGAAGACGAAGTATGGAACTCTTACACCAAG GTGCATCCTGATGCTTTGTTATATAGAAATAAATTTGTtccaatctatcacaaattaTCCTTGATATATGGCGGTGAGTTTTCTGAGGAAAGGTGCAGCCATTCTTGTTGCAGCATAGATCATATTTGCAATGGACCAATTTCAACAATAG GAGTTGATGAGGACATCCAAGATTGTGCGATAGATTACTTTTCAAGGGTAGATGGGACACCTTACATGGACCGTTATCTCATTGACCTTATGGTTGAGGAGGTTCGGAGGAGGAACAAGATTGATTATGTTCGCAACGATCAAGCATGTTTAGATATGGTTGTGATGTTCAAGGAAAGATTTGGTATACAATTTGATAAAAACTACCTCAAGCATTGTTGTAAAGGTTTGGAAAAGTTATACCACAAGATGAGAAGTCTTCTTGAAGAGAGAGGGTTCTCATGGGATGAAACACGGCAAATGATCACTGCATGTAATGGTGTCTGGGATGCTTATATTAAG GAGCATCCTGATGCAAATTCTTACAGAAATCACCAAAAGCCAAATTATAATGATCTATGCTTGATTTATGGAAGTTCAGATACTGAGTTGACATGTAACCCAGCTAATCAAAATGTTGGATACAATGATTGCA GCATCATATGTCAAAAACTTCACTGGAGAAGTAATTGGACCCCACCAATGGATCGTTATTTTATGGACTTGATGTTAGAGGAAGTGCGAAATGGAAGCATGGTTGATCATAAGTTTGACAGATTAACCTGGAGAGATATGGTGGCAAAATTTAGTGCAGAATTTGGGTCCCAGTATGATGAAAATGCCTTGCAAAGTCAATATATGACTCTGAGAAAGAGATTCAATGATATGAAGACTCTGCTTAACCAAAGAGGGTTTGCCTGGGATGAAATGCAGCAAATGATAAGAGCTGATGAAAGATTGTGGGATTCTTATGTGAAG GTGCACCCTGCTATGAATGCATATTGCAATAGAACTCTTCCAAGTTTCAATGATTTGTTTTTGATATATGAAAATACAAACTGTGGCCGAAATGAACACTATTCTGGCTTCTCTAGGGGTTCTTTGGATAATGGACTGAGTACTG ATGTTTGGGAGTACAACCATTCGCCTCCTAGCGTTGAACCTATGAGGATGGCTTGGACAATGCAAATGAACCGTTATCTGATTAGCCTTTTATTAGACCAGTTGAATAGAGGGAATAAGATTGGTGTTACATTCAGTAAGAAAGCTTGGTCCAGGATGACTGCATCATTCAATAGAGAGTTTGGACTACTTTGTGACAGAGATGCCCTAGAAAATCAGTATTTGGGTCTCGTTAGAGTCTACAGAGATGTGACATATCTTCTAAATCAAAATGGCATTGCCTGGGGCAAAATCCAGCACACGTCAAGGGGAAATGATGTTTGGCAGTCTTATTTTCAG GAGCATCCTGATGCGATTTCTTTTGAAGAGACCATCCTAAAAAATCATAGTGATTTGTGCTTACTTTTTGGGACTCCAAAACAGAATGGTATGCAGGGCTGTTTGAGAATAAAATTGAAGACCAATAATAACAATTTTGGGATGGAGAATCAAGAAATGGTGGGAGGCCTGCAATCTTCAGCTAGGGAATTTAAAATATCTAATGGGAGAAAAAGGCGGAAATCTGAAGCTGCATTGACTTCCTCAAATGCCAGAAAAGTTCAAAAAACCTCACTAGGTGAGATGCAAGAAGATTTAGAAGTGCAAAATGACAACTCAATAGAAAGCATTGTTGCTGCACTTCAAACTGTACCAGACTTGGATGATGAGCTCTTCTTGGAGGCGTGTTTACTTCTAGAGGATGAAAGGAAGGCTGACATGTTTGTGGCAATGGATTCAACCGCGAGAAGAAGGTGGTTGCTTAAACAGCTTCCCCAGTTACAACAATCTTATTGTTAG